In one window of Neisseria subflava DNA:
- the ubiB gene encoding ubiquinone biosynthesis regulatory protein kinase UbiB has protein sequence MNRLKRIKTILCTLYRYRLAELIASLVRPGWARTFLNMLPQSSKFKHETPAVRLRLALESLGPIFIKFGQVLSTRPDLIPHDYAVELARLQDKVPPFDAQLSRSQIEKSLGQSIDTLYAEFETEPVASASIAQVHKARLHSGEQVAVKVLRPNLLPVIEQDLSLMRFGAGWVERLFSDGKRLKPREVVAEFDKYLHDELDLMREAANASQLGRNFQNSDMLIVPKVFYDYCTSDVLTIEWMDGTPVSDIAKLKADGIDLHKLADYGVEIFFTQVFRDGFFHADMHPGNILVAADNRYIALDFGIVGTLTDYDKRYLAINFLAFFNRDYHRVATAHIESGWVPADTRAEELEAAVRAVCEPVFNKPISQISFGLVLMRLFEVSRRFNVEIQPQLVLLQKTLLNIEGLGRQLDPDLDLWKTAKPFLVRWMNEQVGPKALWRNLKNEAPDWAQIIPSLPRKISALVDENRQQEMRDAYVHLVKVQQRQSLWLGVIAVVLLLILLFK, from the coding sequence ATGAACCGCCTCAAACGCATTAAAACCATCCTCTGCACGCTCTACCGCTACCGCCTTGCCGAGCTGATTGCCTCGCTGGTCCGTCCGGGTTGGGCGCGGACTTTCCTCAATATGCTGCCGCAGTCGTCCAAGTTCAAACACGAGACGCCTGCCGTGCGCCTGCGTTTGGCGTTGGAAAGCCTGGGGCCGATTTTCATCAAATTCGGACAGGTATTGTCCACGCGTCCCGATTTGATTCCGCACGATTACGCGGTCGAACTGGCAAGGCTGCAAGACAAAGTGCCGCCGTTTGACGCGCAGCTTTCACGCTCGCAAATCGAAAAATCTTTGGGCCAATCCATCGACACTTTATACGCGGAATTTGAAACAGAGCCTGTCGCCAGCGCGTCCATCGCCCAAGTACACAAAGCCCGCCTGCATTCTGGCGAACAGGTCGCAGTGAAAGTCTTGCGCCCCAACCTTCTGCCCGTTATCGAACAGGATTTGTCGCTGATGCGCTTTGGTGCAGGCTGGGTGGAACGTTTGTTTTCAGACGGCAAGCGTTTGAAGCCGCGCGAAGTGGTGGCCGAATTTGATAAATACCTGCACGATGAATTGGATTTAATGCGCGAAGCCGCCAATGCCAGCCAGCTCGGTCGCAATTTCCAAAACAGCGATATGCTGATTGTGCCGAAGGTGTTTTACGACTACTGCACCAGCGACGTGCTGACCATCGAATGGATGGACGGCACGCCGGTATCCGATATCGCCAAACTCAAAGCCGACGGCATCGACTTGCACAAACTTGCCGATTACGGCGTGGAAATCTTCTTCACGCAAGTCTTCCGCGACGGCTTTTTCCATGCGGATATGCACCCTGGCAATATTCTGGTTGCCGCCGACAACCGCTACATCGCCCTCGATTTCGGCATCGTCGGCACGTTGACCGATTACGACAAACGCTATCTCGCCATCAACTTCCTCGCCTTCTTCAACCGCGATTACCACCGCGTCGCCACCGCCCACATCGAATCGGGCTGGGTGCCTGCCGACACACGTGCGGAAGAATTGGAAGCCGCTGTCCGCGCCGTGTGCGAGCCTGTGTTCAACAAACCGATTTCGCAGATTTCCTTCGGCTTGGTGCTGATGCGCCTGTTTGAAGTCAGCCGCCGCTTCAATGTCGAAATCCAACCGCAGCTGGTATTGCTGCAAAAAACGCTGCTCAACATCGAAGGTTTGGGCCGCCAACTCGATCCCGATTTGGATTTGTGGAAAACCGCCAAACCGTTTTTGGTGCGCTGGATGAACGAACAGGTCGGCCCCAAAGCCCTTTGGCGCAACCTCAAAAACGAAGCTCCCGATTGGGCGCAAATCATCCCTTCCCTGCCGCGCAAAATCAGTGCGCTGGTTGATGAAAACCGCCAACAGGAAATGCGCGATGCCTATGTTCACTTGGTCAAAGTACAGCAACGCCAAAGCCTGTGGCTGGGTGTGATTGCGGTTGTTTTGCTGCTGATTTTGCTGTTTAAGTAA